Within Legionella birminghamensis, the genomic segment GGCTCGTCCCATTGGTTAATGAGCCGTCTTCCCCAGCGGCTAATCCAGTAGTCTTCAGGGATTTCAGGTCTTCGCCGCTTTGAATTGCGCATTCTGATTGCTGCCAGAATACTTCGAAAACCGAGAAACCAGCGCATGATATTACCAATATAATCGCCTGCATGCTCTGCGAGCTTATGGTAATCCGCTTTTGTTTGCTCAACCGACTGCATTGGATTGAACCAACTTTTCCATATAAGCGTTTCAATAGCATAAAGTTGGCTTAACTGCTCTTTGGGAAGTAACTGAAGACGCTTCTCCAGTTGGGTTCTGGAAATAGGCGGGGCACTCACTTTAAAATGCCTGGGTATGCGCGGCAAGCTCGAAACTAGCATGTAAAATGGGCTGCTCATTGTAATAAACCCTCTAAAAGGGCTCTGAAACGAGGCTGCATATGCTTCACAAGTAAACTGCTTACGGCCTCTTCGCTAAGATCTAAAACAATGTTCTCCTCCTGGAGATGCACTTTAATGCCAGCAGGTTTATTGGCATCAGGATTTATCGTTACCCTCATGCCCGCCTTAAGCATTTGGTGCGTAATCGATTGCACCAGTTCCTTCAGGGGGTCCTTGTCCATCAAATCAGGATTTTTACGTATTTCCTCGAAACTTAGCACCTTTCCCGGCAACAGAATATCCACTTGGTTGCTCTTGAAGTTTTGCAGTTGCTCTTTTGTATCCGCAGCAATCATCAGGATTAATTGCCTTAAAAATGCCTCGTTGTCTAACTCTTTGCGGGTAATTCGGCCTATTTCTTCGGCAAAACGATGCATTAAATTTTGCCTCAGCTCCAGGCGCATATTTCTTGCCGCAAGCTGCAATGCATCCTCAGCGGCCTTCTTTTCAAGCAGGATTTGCTGATGTACCTCTTCAAGTAAACGTTGTGATTTCATTTGCGCTTCATTGAGAATTTCACTGGCCTTTTTATTAGCCTCATTGATCAGTCTGTCGGCTTCTTCTCTACCGGCTTCTACGCCTTCCTGCTTTAATTGTGCAATCAGACTCTCAATATTCTGTGAAATTATCGCGGGGGATTTATCCTGACTGGCATCCATAGAAAGCTCCCTATAATCCGGTACTCAGTACCAAAGCAAATACAAAGATAAACACTGCAAACCCCTCAACAATTGCTGCAGGTGCGATTGACAAACCAAAAATCTCTGGTTTGTTTTTGGTTGCATTAATCGCACTGGCACAGCAAATACCTTGTTGGATGGCACAGAGCATAAGGGCTATACCGCTCAATATGCCAATGCCGAATAATCCCCCCGCTACGGCAGGGGTGACGGCACGATTGAGAGAAAACATAATAACAATTCCCATAATTGCCTGGGTGGAAGGAAGTACTGATACACCGATGTATTTACCATAGCCGCCCTCCATATCTAGCATTGCCCCAATTGCAGCCTGGCCTGCAATTGCGCAACCGTAAATGCTGCCAATGGTTGCAAGCGCCATTGGTGCCGTTATCCCCATCCATCCCAGCATTATCATCAAATCATTCATGCGATATCTCCTGCTTTTTAAACGGCTGATAGTTATATCCATCTTCTTTGACAGACCATTTGAAAAACTCAATATAATTTAAACGAAGGCCATGTATCAAAGCACCCATAAGGCATAGAACAAAATTTAATGTCTGGCCGAGCACTAAAACCAGCCCAGCCAGCAACCAGCTGGATTCTGCAATATGCGATGCCATGGTATTAAAAGTCAGGGCCAGGGAAGCACCTGCGAGCCCTAATGCAAACAGGCGCAGGTAACTAAGAATGTCCCCAAACAGGGAGGGCAACTCCATTAAGGCTGCTAAGCCGTGGAATCCTCTAAGCATCAATGATTTAAAGCCCTTCACCGGCTCGTTCGAAGCAAAAAACAGCATTATTATGAGGCTGATAATTAATAAGGAGATACCGCCCTTCGCAATCCCGTTATTATGGTTCATTAGACCGTATCCCCAGACTAAGGCCGCAATAATGAATAGTATTATGCCAATTGCCTTGATTCGTTCGCTGACATCCTGGGCAAACCAGGCACGCATGCCGCTTGCAATGCAGATGTGAAGACAGCCGATTACAATCACCAGAGTCATCATCGATTTAAAATTTTGAATATCTATAATTTTTAACCGGGCCAGCAGGCTGCCAGCTTTCGGTTCAAGGCCCCAGTAACTACCCAGAAGTACACCATAAATGATCGAAAAAATACAAATCGTAAGCAATAAAGGTCTTAACCAGGCCAATGAGTTTCGTTTACCCAGGTTTTTCCAACTAAACAGGGTTAATACTGCGAGAATGATTCCATAGCCTGCATCTGCCAGTATCATTGCAAAAAATACTGAGAATGAGAAAAAAACCATAACAGAGGGATCCAGGCTATGGTAACCTGGTGTTTGGTAAAAATTTACCAGCTTTTGCCCGCCGTCCATCCAGGAATAAGTCTCCAATAGCGTAGGCGGTAACTCCCCTGCCTTTGGATCTTCTATCGTCAGCCCCAGTTTCTCTGCCTTGCAGAATGAGCACATCGCATCAATTTGAGATTGCGGCACCCATCCCTGTAACAGAAAGAAATTATGATTATCACTGACTTTTTCCAGAGCATTATTAAATTGACTGCGATCGGTAAATCGCGCAATCTCCTGTGACAATAAAAAGCGATAGCGCGTCAGATTCCGGCGTTCATCAACCAGCTCATCAATCTGTTCATTGACTGCTTCCAATTCACTGTATAAACCATTTAATGGGATGGCCCCGGTATGAATACGCCGGGAACAGAAAGCCTCACCCTGGGGTTCTTCCCGCGCGAGTATAACAAGAAATATAAAGCGATTATTGCGATAGACTTCCTGAACCACCTTATCATTGGGTATCATTGCAGCTTCCTTGTAGGAGAGCTTATAAAACCATAATTTGATACCGGCAAGCCCTGTCTTCTCAGGTAGTTGAAAATTGCCCCACTCCGATAACTGGTGAATCCGGCTCATTAGAAAATCCCGTTTATCGACGTACTCCTTCATTTGTTTTTGATTGCTTAAAATGCATTTAACAATTTCATCTGGATTAAACTGTTTCCATTGCAAACGCTGGCGTCCTTGCTCCGGTGAATCTTTGAGGTAACGCAGTGCGCTGTTAATTTCCTCCAGTAGACTGGTTGAAATGCGGGTTAAAGCGGATTTGTCCTGTGGTTTAAGAGAAATTAAATGCATACAGCCTAATGCCTGTAATTTATCTATTACCTGATTTTTATTGCGGTTGCTGGCTAAGACGGTTAATTTTTTAAAGGAAACAATGCTCATGATACCGGCCTTTTCCTTTTAGCTATCTTTGAACTGACTACTCCAGCCCGCTCATTATCGGACAGAAAAATCTGTATCAGACGGATTTGCTTTAAAGCCTCAGGAATTAATACTTTTTCAAATAAATTTTTTCGCTGTGTCACTGTTTTAATTTCCCCGGCTAAAATTTCCTGCGCTGATAATAAAAGTTTTATTTGCAGTCCAAGCTCGACAAGCGCTCTAATTAAGGCGATCGCTGTTTCAAACCAATGAGGCGTATTCAGGTAGGCATACTCTTTGATGTTAAACTCTACAGAGCCGAACACTGGTACTTTTGCGCCGACAATATTTTCTTCATGAACATTGATGCTTTGTATGCTAATCAACCGTCCAAGCTGTGGAAGCATCGCGGAGGCCATGGGCAAATCATTTTGTATTGTTTCTTTTATTCGCAGTTCTTCTGCTTGTACATGCTTTATCTGCTCATCCAGCTGGACCCGAACTGATAATAACTTTTTTCTTTTTAACTCGAGTGAAGGCAGATAGCGCTCATAATTTTTTAAATTCTTTTGTTGAAGACTCAATGCGCTTTTATTCAATTTGACTTGCGTCATCTTTTTCTCCCGGCACCTGAACATTAAAATATTTAGCGATTAATTCTTGTTTAATTAACAATTCATTTTCATGGAAACACTCAGCCAATGTTTTCCAACTCAAATCCAGTGCCTTTTCCAAAGACAAAGACACTTTGATATTCATAAAGCGATCGCGAAAAAGCTGGCCGAATTTTAGTAAGCGCTCGTCATATTCAGTAATTTCGAATGCCATGGCCTGTTTCTGCTCAGCTTCGCAGGCGGCCGAAAAAAAACGAATCATGGTATTCATGATTTGCCCATGGTCATCACGTGTCTGCTTGCCAATCACATGTTGCTTTAGCCGCGACAGCGAACCGAATGGATCAATTGTTCCGGAATGTAAATAAAGCTGACCTTCAGTAATGTAGCCAGTGTTATCAGGAACTGGATGGGTTACATCATTACCCGGCATGGTAGTTACTGATAGAATAGTTACTGAACCAGCTCCCTGGAAGTCGCAGGCTTTTTCATATCGTCTTGCCAATTGAGAATATAAATCGCCCATGTATCCGCGATTCGAAGGGATACGCTCCATAGCAATCCCCACCTCTTTCAGGGCATCAGCAAAGGCAGTCATATCCGTTAGCAAAACCAGCACCCGCTTACCTTCCTCAACTGCCATTTTTTCTGCAACTGCCAATGCCATGTCCGGAACCAGCAATCGCTCTAGAATCGGATCTGAGGCCTGGTTGACGAACATTACCGTGCGCGCTATTGAGCCATGATCTTCAAATGTTTTACGAAAGGCATAATAATCATCAAACAATAAACCCATTCCGCCAAAAATAATCATGTCGGCATCGGCCTGAATGGCAATTTTCGCCAATAATTCATTATAGGGCTCACCGGCAATAGAGAAGATGGGTATTTTCTGGCTTTCCACAAGGCAATTGAACACATCAATCATGGGGATATTGGTACGGATCATTTTCGATGCAAGGATCCGGCGGGTGGGGTTCACTGTTGGCGTGCGAATAGGTGTTTTATCTTCCTGTTCAAGCGTAGGGCCATCATCAATAGGCTTTCCAACCCCATTAAACACCCGTCCCAATATATCAGGCGTATAGCTGACCCTCATTGAATGTCCCAATAAACTCACAGAGGAATCTGTTGATAAACCTTTGGTGCTTCCAAATACCTGCAAGCTCGCAACATCCTGCTGCAAACTGATAATCTGTGCCAATAGTGTCATGCCTGAGGGAGTATGAATCAGCGCCAGATCATCTAGTCTGGGCACAGGAACAGAGTGGCTGCCAGGGGTCAGCGGTATAGCAATTTTAAGAATATCCCCTGTTATTTCCCTAATATTCCTATAATGGATTATTCCCATGTCTATCTCTCGATTATTTCCGTCCGATTGTCTTTTTATCATCTGATACAGCACAGCAATGGGAACTTAAAAAATCCTGTATTACGGGAATAATTGTGTTACGAAATTTACTGCCATTAAATAGCCCATAATGACCTACTTCTGGAGCCAGATAGTATTTTTTCATAGCCTCTGGAAGATTTTTACATAATTTAATCACTGATTTGGTTTGACCCAAGCCAGTAATATCATCGCGTTCGCCTTCAATAACCAAAATGGAGGTTTTTTTAATATCCTGCAAACGTATATCCTTTCCTCTTGATTTATATCGGCCTCTAGCCAGTAAATGTTCCTGAAAAACGGTATAAATGGTTTGCATATAAAACTCGGCGGTTAAATCCATTGTCGAGAAATACTCCAGATAAAACTGTATGGTTTTAAGTGCCTTGTCTTTCTGATTTGCACCATAATTGTGAATTGCGCTTAAAAGAGATTCGATGTGCCTTTGCATGTTCATGCTCATAAAACCGGAGAGCTGCATGAAACCTGGATAAACCAGTCTCATGGCGCCAGGGAAATGACCCGGTACCATGGAAATTACATTTTGCTGAAACCAGTCATCCCCTCTTGATACCGCCAGACGATTCACCGCGGTAGGCGATTGATTCGTATCTATCGGCCCGCCCAGTAGTATTGCGCATCGGGGAAGGTGGGGGTCATTATCAGTAGACATTAAGGCTATTGCAGCCAAAACTGGCACGGTGGGCTGGCAAACCGCCATTACTGAGATATCCGGGCCCAGTTGTTTAAAATAGGAAATAATATAATCTATAAAATCGTTTAAATCGAAGGCACCTTCCTTCAAAGGGACATCCCGGGCATTCTTCCAATCAGTGATGTAAACATCGTAAAACGGCAATAGGCCTTTTACAGTATCCCTCAGCAATGTCGCATAATGGCCTGACATAGGGGCTACCAGAAGCATCTTCGGAAAAGCACTATTGTCAATATCCCGTTTCCTGAAATGAATGAGATTGCAGAAACTTTTCTCATCGAT encodes:
- a CDS encoding ATP synthase subunit C, encoding MNDLMIMLGWMGITAPMALATIGSIYGCAIAGQAAIGAMLDMEGGYGKYIGVSVLPSTQAIMGIVIMFSLNRAVTPAVAGGLFGIGILSGIALMLCAIQQGICCASAINATKNKPEIFGLSIAPAAIVEGFAVFIFVFALVLSTGL
- a CDS encoding V-type ATP synthase subunit D, which encodes MTQVKLNKSALSLQQKNLKNYERYLPSLELKRKKLLSVRVQLDEQIKHVQAEELRIKETIQNDLPMASAMLPQLGRLISIQSINVHEENIVGAKVPVFGSVEFNIKEYAYLNTPHWFETAIALIRALVELGLQIKLLLSAQEILAGEIKTVTQRKNLFEKVLIPEALKQIRLIQIFLSDNERAGVVSSKIAKRKRPVS
- a CDS encoding DUF2764 family protein, which translates into the protein MSSPFYMLVSSLPRIPRHFKVSAPPISRTQLEKRLQLLPKEQLSQLYAIETLIWKSWFNPMQSVEQTKADYHKLAEHAGDYIGNIMRWFLGFRSILAAIRMRNSKRRRPEIPEDYWISRWGRRLINQWDEPEFGLKNVYPWLPKINTDIHENNSAVVEEFVLTEVWRYLARIETGHYFDFEALVIYVLRWNIIQYWSGYSEANLSDEVEKLVRAISEAP
- the phaZ gene encoding polyhydroxyalkanoate depolymerase; amino-acid sequence: MLFNPLDNRSLYNVYDWAMRVMQPISDYSLTLSKRCQRIANTLDLPVTLPYLSKEQTDTISQFMQTSVKTYRELAGSFYVYHMITNIYEKPKFDIKEVQIGEDYHDIFEEIIDEKSFCNLIHFRKRDIDNSAFPKMLLVAPMSGHYATLLRDTVKGLLPFYDVYITDWKNARDVPLKEGAFDLNDFIDYIISYFKQLGPDISVMAVCQPTVPVLAAIALMSTDNDPHLPRCAILLGGPIDTNQSPTAVNRLAVSRGDDWFQQNVISMVPGHFPGAMRLVYPGFMQLSGFMSMNMQRHIESLLSAIHNYGANQKDKALKTIQFYLEYFSTMDLTAEFYMQTIYTVFQEHLLARGRYKSRGKDIRLQDIKKTSILVIEGERDDITGLGQTKSVIKLCKNLPEAMKKYYLAPEVGHYGLFNGSKFRNTIIPVIQDFLSSHCCAVSDDKKTIGRK
- a CDS encoding V-type ATP synthase subunit B, whose translation is MGIIHYRNIREITGDILKIAIPLTPGSHSVPVPRLDDLALIHTPSGMTLLAQIISLQQDVASLQVFGSTKGLSTDSSVSLLGHSMRVSYTPDILGRVFNGVGKPIDDGPTLEQEDKTPIRTPTVNPTRRILASKMIRTNIPMIDVFNCLVESQKIPIFSIAGEPYNELLAKIAIQADADMIIFGGMGLLFDDYYAFRKTFEDHGSIARTVMFVNQASDPILERLLVPDMALAVAEKMAVEEGKRVLVLLTDMTAFADALKEVGIAMERIPSNRGYMGDLYSQLARRYEKACDFQGAGSVTILSVTTMPGNDVTHPVPDNTGYITEGQLYLHSGTIDPFGSLSRLKQHVIGKQTRDDHGQIMNTMIRFFSAACEAEQKQAMAFEITEYDERLLKFGQLFRDRFMNIKVSLSLEKALDLSWKTLAECFHENELLIKQELIAKYFNVQVPGEKDDASQIE
- a CDS encoding V-type ATP synthase subunit I, whose translation is MSIVSFKKLTVLASNRNKNQVIDKLQALGCMHLISLKPQDKSALTRISTSLLEEINSALRYLKDSPEQGRQRLQWKQFNPDEIVKCILSNQKQMKEYVDKRDFLMSRIHQLSEWGNFQLPEKTGLAGIKLWFYKLSYKEAAMIPNDKVVQEVYRNNRFIFLVILAREEPQGEAFCSRRIHTGAIPLNGLYSELEAVNEQIDELVDERRNLTRYRFLLSQEIARFTDRSQFNNALEKVSDNHNFFLLQGWVPQSQIDAMCSFCKAEKLGLTIEDPKAGELPPTLLETYSWMDGGQKLVNFYQTPGYHSLDPSVMVFFSFSVFFAMILADAGYGIILAVLTLFSWKNLGKRNSLAWLRPLLLTICIFSIIYGVLLGSYWGLEPKAGSLLARLKIIDIQNFKSMMTLVIVIGCLHICIASGMRAWFAQDVSERIKAIGIILFIIAALVWGYGLMNHNNGIAKGGISLLIISLIIMLFFASNEPVKGFKSLMLRGFHGLAALMELPSLFGDILSYLRLFALGLAGASLALTFNTMASHIAESSWLLAGLVLVLGQTLNFVLCLMGALIHGLRLNYIEFFKWSVKEDGYNYQPFKKQEISHE